The Halosimplex litoreum genome has a window encoding:
- a CDS encoding Gfo/Idh/MocA family protein: MVDISSVRLGIVGLGNIGHHHAERFVDQGANLVGGVDIAEGARASFGDEFGVPTYQDHHELYDEVDAVAVTTPNKFHEQYVVDALEQGLDVLVEKPLANTLEAAERIADAARAAEGFCMVGFHTRFESPVEVINGYRQEGRFGELSHVEANYIRRRGVPGRGSWFTSKEVAGGGALIDIGVHAVDLSLYLLGYPDVEEVSGVTRSQFGGRDDYTYIQMWGDDQGPEGFNVDDSATALIRCAEDRTISLEVAWAVNRPKKQEYVLRGTEAGATFRPGEGVTFHESGTQGAGHMVESEVETRGNDAHAAEQTYFLEHCAAGETPERNTVDQGLTVQRVLDGIYRSSETGEAVPVED; encoded by the coding sequence ATGGTCGATATCTCATCTGTCAGACTCGGTATCGTCGGTCTGGGTAACATCGGACACCACCACGCGGAGCGGTTCGTCGACCAGGGAGCGAACCTGGTCGGCGGTGTCGACATCGCGGAGGGGGCCCGTGCCTCTTTCGGCGACGAGTTCGGGGTTCCCACGTATCAGGACCACCACGAACTGTACGACGAGGTCGACGCCGTCGCCGTCACGACCCCCAACAAGTTCCACGAGCAGTACGTCGTCGACGCTCTGGAACAGGGGCTGGACGTACTCGTCGAGAAGCCGCTGGCCAACACGCTGGAGGCGGCCGAGCGGATCGCCGACGCGGCCCGCGCCGCGGAAGGCTTTTGTATGGTCGGCTTCCACACCCGCTTCGAGAGCCCCGTCGAGGTCATCAACGGCTACCGTCAGGAGGGTCGGTTCGGCGAGTTGAGCCACGTCGAGGCCAACTACATCCGACGGCGGGGCGTCCCCGGCCGCGGCTCGTGGTTCACGAGCAAGGAGGTCGCCGGCGGCGGCGCGCTCATCGACATCGGCGTCCACGCCGTCGACCTGTCGCTGTACCTGCTGGGCTACCCCGACGTCGAGGAGGTCTCGGGGGTCACCCGCTCGCAGTTCGGCGGCCGCGACGACTACACGTACATCCAGATGTGGGGCGACGACCAGGGCCCCGAAGGGTTCAACGTCGACGACTCCGCGACCGCCCTCATCCGCTGTGCCGAGGACCGCACCATCTCCCTGGAGGTCGCCTGGGCCGTCAACCGCCCGAAGAAACAGGAGTACGTCCTCCGCGGCACCGAGGCCGGCGCGACCTTCCGCCCCGGCGAGGGCGTCACTTTCCACGAGTCGGGGACCCAGGGCGCCGGCCACATGGTCGAGTCCGAGGTCGAGACCCGGGGCAACGACGCCCACGCCGCCGAACAGACCTACTTCCTCGAACACTGCGCGGCCGGCGAGACGCCCGAACGCAACACCGTCGACCAAGGCCTGACCGTCCAGCGCGTGCTCGACGGTATCTACCGCTCCAGCGAGACCGGCGAAGCCGTCCCGGTCGAAGACTGA